In a genomic window of Nostoc sp. UHCC 0870:
- a CDS encoding GTPase, producing MVQNNTVFNAAEIANKFSEASLRFDNILVEAKHPELTAIRHKLHDETNKYRENGIMTVAFIGQYNAGKSTTISALTGKRDIKIDSDIATDKTTSYDWNGIKLIDTPGLFTDRKDHDDITYDAINKADLLVFSLTYMLFDSITVENFKKLAYEKGYRWKMMLLINKMSDEAGEEAQKIANYRQSLADALKPHSLDEFLVCFIDAKDYCEGIDQKDDFLIDISRFPTFIDALNNFVKSRATLARYDTPVRIVLAALDEAQLSFTRNSNQDTAFLEVMARLSRTVRKERERLRIKFNSIALEMSSKIAEDGIKLAYAVGTKTQEDFEKLNHQTELNVEKHYKDATEKLEKLVGSAIQDISQEVEQVLQSNLVKTFITCLENTQTLSVKNVNNNISIEHLQNQVKSLQQMGKLLGSHWEKFTAGRVAASSQGFLTASNVAGSHAHNVVYSVGKLIGVDFKPWQAVGIVKELANFTVFLAPVIAVAGVVADFHAMQQETERQDKMAEARREITSHFMSVAKSLENQIDSIFRDVDLQIYGEIDKQIAAARQHEENAIAVSNTWVKQLTEIRQDFESILRHINQVMENQQA from the coding sequence ATGGTTCAAAATAATACAGTCTTTAATGCTGCTGAGATTGCTAATAAATTTAGTGAAGCAAGCCTTCGGTTTGATAACATCTTAGTTGAAGCAAAGCATCCTGAACTGACGGCTATTCGTCATAAACTTCATGACGAAACCAATAAATATCGTGAAAATGGTATTATGACTGTAGCTTTTATCGGTCAATATAATGCTGGTAAATCAACAACTATCTCTGCACTAACAGGAAAGCGTGATATTAAGATTGATTCAGATATTGCAACTGATAAAACTACTAGCTATGACTGGAATGGCATCAAGTTAATAGACACACCAGGATTATTTACAGACCGCAAAGACCATGATGATATTACTTATGATGCAATCAATAAAGCTGACTTATTAGTTTTCAGCCTCACTTATATGCTTTTCGATTCAATCACAGTAGAAAATTTCAAAAAGCTGGCTTATGAAAAAGGCTATCGATGGAAAATGATGCTGCTCATCAATAAAATGTCTGATGAAGCTGGAGAGGAAGCACAAAAAATTGCTAATTATCGCCAAAGTTTAGCTGATGCACTCAAGCCTCATAGCCTTGATGAATTTCTTGTGTGCTTTATTGATGCTAAGGATTATTGTGAAGGTATAGATCAAAAAGATGATTTCTTGATCGACATCAGCCGCTTTCCAACATTTATTGATGCTTTAAATAATTTTGTTAAAAGCCGTGCTACACTTGCCCGTTATGATACACCAGTCAGAATTGTTTTAGCGGCTTTAGACGAAGCTCAATTAAGCTTTACACGCAATTCTAATCAAGATACGGCATTTCTAGAAGTAATGGCACGTTTGTCGCGTACAGTACGTAAAGAGAGAGAACGTCTACGAATCAAATTTAATAGTATAGCCTTAGAAATGTCTTCTAAAATTGCTGAAGATGGAATTAAGTTGGCATATGCTGTGGGAACAAAGACTCAGGAAGATTTTGAAAAACTGAATCACCAAACTGAGCTAAACGTAGAAAAACACTATAAAGATGCTACAGAAAAACTAGAAAAATTAGTCGGATCAGCAATTCAAGACATTAGTCAAGAAGTAGAACAAGTGTTACAGAGTAATCTTGTAAAAACTTTTATAACTTGCTTGGAAAATACTCAAACACTATCTGTTAAGAATGTTAATAATAATATAAGTATTGAACATCTACAAAATCAGGTAAAATCTCTGCAACAAATGGGTAAACTATTAGGCAGTCACTGGGAAAAATTTACTGCTGGGAGGGTAGCGGCTAGTAGTCAAGGTTTTTTAACTGCCTCAAATGTAGCTGGTAGTCATGCCCATAATGTAGTTTATAGTGTGGGAAAACTTATTGGTGTAGATTTCAAGCCTTGGCAAGCTGTTGGTATTGTTAAAGAACTTGCTAATTTTACTGTGTTTCTTGCACCTGTAATAGCAGTAGCTGGTGTGGTTGCAGATTTTCATGCTATGCAACAAGAAACTGAAAGACAAGATAAAATGGCTGAAGCTCGTCGAGAGATTACTAGCCATTTTATGAGTGTTGCCAAGAGTCTTGAAAATCAAATAGATAGTATATTTAGGGATGTAGATTTACAAATCTACGGAGAAATTGATAAGCAAATTGCTGCTGCACGCCAACATGAAGAAAATGCGATCGCAGTTTCTAATACTTGGGTAAAACAACTTACAGAAATTCGTCAAGATTTTGAGTCTATTCTTCGCCACATTAACCAAGTGATGGAAAATCAGCAAGCCTGA
- a CDS encoding glutamate-5-semialdehyde dehydrogenase, whose amino-acid sequence MTVVAVDEFPEPINSAKRAYQASLKLSTTKGTDRSRAVLAMAQAIENSFDDILEANTLDLEASREMAVPELILDWLKLTPTRLETTVEILQRLGELSDPLRRVRNADYQPEDSQSYSQLMPLGVIGFIYEAFPDLGAIAAALCIKTGNSIILKGSTEASHSNAAISEVLQHALAEVGLPAGCIELITTEHGASIRDLVTQDQYVNLAIPYGRSSLVQQVMRQATCPVLKSAMGNCYLYWSLNGSLEMVRWMILDSHESEPDPVNAIEKVLIHRQAMPSSLAVLWNSLKEKGFELKGDAELVEAFPQLQLAKDNEWGCAYLTKTVAFKLVDSLEGAIAWINQYSSGHADSIATESYQESRQFALGVNSAATYINTSPRFSRNPSRGDSVFLGMSNQKGHRRGFISLETLTTAKHIIQGNGRF is encoded by the coding sequence ATGACCGTTGTAGCTGTGGACGAATTTCCCGAACCCATCAACAGCGCGAAACGCGCTTATCAAGCTTCCCTAAAGTTAAGCACTACCAAGGGAACAGACCGCAGTCGCGCTGTATTGGCAATGGCACAGGCGATAGAAAACTCATTCGACGACATTTTAGAAGCCAACACGTTGGATTTAGAAGCTAGTCGGGAAATGGCAGTGCCAGAATTGATTTTAGATTGGCTGAAGCTCACTCCCACCAGGTTAGAGACAACAGTAGAAATTCTGCAAAGGTTGGGAGAACTATCAGACCCGTTACGACGGGTGAGAAACGCCGACTATCAACCAGAAGACTCTCAAAGTTACTCCCAGTTAATGCCCTTGGGAGTCATAGGATTTATTTATGAAGCCTTTCCTGATTTAGGCGCGATCGCGGCAGCTTTGTGTATTAAAACTGGTAATAGTATCATCCTCAAAGGCAGTACAGAAGCTAGTCACTCTAACGCGGCTATTTCGGAAGTATTACAACACGCACTTGCAGAAGTTGGTTTACCAGCAGGTTGTATAGAACTGATTACAACAGAACACGGGGCTTCAATTCGTGATTTAGTCACCCAAGACCAATATGTAAACTTAGCCATTCCTTACGGACGTTCTAGCTTGGTACAGCAAGTCATGCGGCAAGCCACCTGTCCAGTGTTAAAATCAGCAATGGGTAACTGTTACCTTTACTGGTCGCTGAATGGCAGTCTAGAGATGGTGCGGTGGATGATTCTGGATAGCCACGAAAGCGAACCAGACCCCGTTAATGCCATTGAAAAGGTGCTAATTCATCGCCAAGCCATGCCCTCATCCTTGGCGGTACTGTGGAATAGTTTGAAAGAAAAAGGCTTTGAACTCAAAGGCGACGCAGAACTAGTAGAAGCCTTCCCACAGTTGCAGCTAGCGAAAGACAATGAATGGGGATGCGCCTATTTAACCAAGACAGTAGCATTTAAGTTGGTGGATAGTCTAGAAGGAGCGATCGCCTGGATTAATCAATACAGTAGCGGTCATGCTGATTCGATTGCCACTGAATCCTATCAAGAAAGTCGCCAGTTTGCCCTAGGGGTTAACAGTGCCGCCACATACATTAACACTTCACCGCGTTTCTCTCGTAATCCTTCACGGGGAGACTCAGTATTTTTAGGTATGTCTAACCAAAAAGGCCACCGTCGGGGATTTATTAGTTTAGAGACTCTGACTACTGCCAAACATATTATTCAAGGGAATGGACGGTTTTAA
- the ribH gene encoding 6,7-dimethyl-8-ribityllumazine synthase, whose amino-acid sequence MAVFEGTFTQTEPLRLAVVIGRFNDLVTTKLVAGCQDCLKRHGVDPNPEGDQVDYVWVPGSFEVPLVARQLALSHRYDAIICLGAVIRGQTPHFDYVSSEVAKGIASASFQTGVPVIFGILTVDTMQQALERAGIKANHGWDYAMNALEMASLMRQLRSNLKDAYAHNPQSLPASISGNSIGNFTTESEEVG is encoded by the coding sequence ATGGCAGTTTTTGAGGGAACTTTCACCCAAACAGAACCTTTGCGTTTAGCAGTGGTGATTGGTCGATTCAATGACCTTGTAACCACAAAACTGGTAGCAGGATGTCAAGATTGCTTAAAACGCCACGGTGTCGATCCTAATCCTGAAGGCGATCAGGTAGATTATGTGTGGGTCCCAGGCAGTTTTGAAGTACCGCTTGTGGCTCGTCAATTAGCCCTTTCTCACCGTTATGACGCGATAATTTGTTTGGGTGCAGTAATTCGTGGGCAAACACCCCATTTTGATTATGTATCTTCAGAAGTAGCCAAAGGGATTGCATCTGCTAGCTTTCAGACTGGAGTACCAGTAATTTTTGGCATCTTGACAGTAGATACCATGCAGCAAGCCCTAGAAAGGGCGGGTATTAAGGCTAATCATGGCTGGGATTATGCTATGAACGCTCTCGAAATGGCTAGCCTCATGCGGCAGTTACGTTCTAATTTGAAAGATGCCTACGCTCACAATCCCCAATCCTTACCAGCGTCTATTTCTGGTAACAGCATCGGCAACTTTACCACCGAGTCAGAAGAAGTAGGCTGA
- the psbZ gene encoding photosystem II reaction center protein PsbZ, whose translation MTIIFQFALVALVLMSFVLVVGVPVAYATPQSWVESKKLLWLGSGVWIALVLLVGLLNFFVV comes from the coding sequence ATGACCATAATATTCCAATTTGCTTTAGTAGCTCTTGTTCTGATGTCTTTTGTGCTAGTTGTAGGCGTACCTGTAGCCTATGCTACCCCCCAAAGTTGGGTTGAATCTAAAAAGTTACTCTGGCTTGGTTCTGGAGTTTGGATCGCTTTAGTGCTTTTAGTTGGGCTATTAAACTTTTTTGTGGTATAA
- a CDS encoding CBS domain-containing protein: MDLILCHTTADFDALGAAVGLTCLLPGSKIVLTGGAHPPVRDFLALRRDEYALIERRSVNPEKIRSLTVVDTQQRDRLGKAAEWLDLPQLDNITVYDHHLGQVSDIPATQSHIAPVGATTTLIVEQLQQQQISLTPAQATAMALGIHVDTGSLTYDQSTPRDALALAWLMQQGASLAVISNYREPGLSPQLQRLLKEALEQLEYLCFRGYTIAWVTLKTEVFVPGLSSLASQLMELTEIDALLLAGEYPLSKDESRLTIIGRSQIPSVHLDQLFHTFGGGGHSQASSLNLRGVNTQNILQQLLDGIKTSIPHPPTARDLMSSPVRTIRPETTIGEAQRILLRYGHSGLSVVDSQGQLVGIISRRDLDIAFHHGFSHAPVKGYMTINLKTITPDTTLPQIESLMVTYDIGRLPVLENGQLVGIVTRTDVLRELHQAEGKSRGEGQPRLEHSVQLPSLEQLRDRLTPQLWQLLTTASQAAEQRGWHLYLVGGAVRDLLLAEAASGTLFITDIDLVVDGFHQAADVGAGVELAKALQEIYPAARLEIHGAFQTAALLWHKDPKLDSLWVDIATARTEFYPYPAANPEVEASSIRQDLYRRDFTINALALRLTSPRAGELLDFFGGLLDLQAKQIRVLHANSFIEDPTRIYRGVRFAVRFGFDIESRTEEYIRYAINSGVYDRTAQTNTKTPALQTRLKAELKHILEAAYWELALKLLDDLGALQCIHPTLKLDPELLRQLRLLERCWRRFDAQKKLILWQMRLEVLIAHLAPQYRHKVAKNLQLPEDSIERSHKLAAAKSEVRDFLVISKQPSQIVQVLRKYDVEMLILIAISSSRIIRRQIWHYLTVLSHIQPMLNGNDLKKLGYKPSPRFRQMLDDILAATLDGVVHNQEEAEDFLAKHYPV, from the coding sequence ATGGACTTAATTCTTTGCCACACTACAGCCGATTTTGATGCCTTGGGCGCAGCAGTAGGGCTAACTTGCCTCCTACCGGGTAGTAAAATTGTGTTGACTGGGGGCGCACATCCGCCTGTACGAGATTTTTTGGCACTGCGTCGAGATGAGTACGCGCTAATTGAAAGGCGTTCGGTAAATCCAGAGAAAATTCGGTCTTTAACTGTAGTCGATACCCAACAACGCGATCGCTTGGGTAAGGCTGCTGAGTGGTTAGATTTACCGCAACTTGACAATATTACTGTCTATGATCACCACCTCGGTCAAGTATCAGATATTCCTGCTACTCAATCTCATATTGCCCCAGTGGGTGCTACCACAACTTTAATTGTTGAGCAATTACAACAACAGCAAATCTCTTTAACTCCAGCCCAAGCTACAGCGATGGCTTTAGGTATTCATGTAGATACTGGTTCTCTAACCTATGACCAGTCTACACCACGGGATGCCCTGGCGTTGGCTTGGTTGATGCAGCAAGGAGCTAGTCTAGCAGTAATTTCTAATTACCGCGAGCCAGGTTTATCTCCCCAATTACAACGCTTACTCAAGGAAGCTTTAGAACAATTAGAATATCTTTGTTTCCGGGGATATACTATTGCTTGGGTAACTTTAAAGACAGAGGTCTTTGTGCCAGGGTTATCTAGTTTAGCGTCACAACTGATGGAGTTGACAGAAATTGACGCTTTGCTATTGGCTGGTGAGTACCCTTTGAGTAAAGATGAATCCCGGTTGACAATCATTGGGCGATCGCAAATTCCCAGTGTTCATCTTGACCAATTATTTCACACCTTCGGCGGCGGCGGTCATTCTCAAGCATCATCTCTGAATTTACGCGGTGTCAATACCCAAAATATCCTGCAACAACTCCTAGACGGGATAAAAACCTCGATTCCCCATCCTCCCACCGCCAGAGATTTAATGTCCTCCCCAGTCCGCACCATTCGCCCAGAAACGACAATTGGCGAAGCACAGCGCATTTTATTACGCTACGGACACTCTGGTTTATCTGTGGTTGATAGCCAAGGGCAATTAGTAGGAATTATTTCCCGACGGGATTTAGATATTGCCTTTCATCACGGCTTTAGTCATGCGCCAGTCAAGGGGTACATGACCATTAATTTAAAGACTATTACCCCAGATACGACACTGCCACAAATTGAATCGTTGATGGTGACGTATGATATTGGTCGATTACCTGTATTAGAAAATGGGCAATTAGTTGGAATTGTTACCCGTACCGATGTTCTCAGGGAATTGCATCAAGCGGAGGGGAAAAGTAGAGGGGAAGGACAGCCTAGATTAGAACATAGTGTTCAGCTTCCTAGTTTAGAACAATTACGCGATCGCCTGACTCCCCAACTTTGGCAATTACTCACCACCGCCTCCCAAGCCGCAGAACAACGGGGTTGGCATCTTTATTTAGTAGGTGGTGCAGTGCGGGACTTACTATTGGCTGAAGCCGCATCTGGGACTCTCTTTATTACAGATATTGACCTAGTGGTTGATGGTTTTCATCAAGCCGCAGATGTGGGTGCAGGGGTGGAACTAGCCAAAGCACTCCAAGAAATTTATCCCGCCGCCCGGTTAGAAATTCACGGGGCTTTTCAAACTGCGGCTTTGTTATGGCACAAAGACCCCAAATTAGATTCTTTATGGGTGGATATTGCTACCGCTAGAACAGAATTTTATCCTTACCCAGCCGCGAATCCAGAGGTAGAAGCAAGTTCCATCCGTCAAGATTTATACCGCCGTGACTTTACTATCAACGCCCTGGCTTTAAGATTGACTTCCCCTCGTGCTGGGGAATTACTTGATTTCTTCGGTGGATTACTAGATTTACAAGCCAAACAAATTCGAGTATTACACGCCAATAGCTTTATTGAAGACCCCACCCGCATTTATCGCGGTGTCCGGTTTGCGGTGCGTTTTGGATTTGATATTGAATCACGCACTGAAGAATATATTCGCTACGCCATTAATAGTGGCGTATATGACCGCACTGCCCAAACTAACACCAAAACCCCAGCCCTACAAACTCGACTCAAAGCCGAATTGAAACATATCCTCGAAGCCGCTTACTGGGAATTGGCTTTAAAGCTACTTGACGACTTAGGCGCATTACAGTGCATCCATCCCACCCTGAAATTAGATCCTGAACTTTTACGACAATTACGTTTATTAGAACGCTGTTGGCGGCGATTTGATGCTCAAAAAAAATTAATTCTTTGGCAGATGCGCCTAGAAGTCTTAATTGCTCACCTAGCACCACAATATCGCCACAAAGTAGCGAAAAATCTGCAACTACCAGAAGATAGTATAGAGCGATCGCATAAATTAGCTGCTGCTAAATCTGAAGTTAGAGACTTTTTAGTGATATCTAAACAACCTAGTCAAATAGTGCAAGTGTTACGCAAATATGATGTAGAAATGTTAATTTTGATTGCCATATCTAGTTCAAGAATAATTAGGCGGCAGATATGGCATTACTTAACAGTTTTATCTCATATCCAACCAATGTTAAATGGTAATGACTTAAAGAAATTAGGATACAAACCTAGTCCACGGTTTCGCCAAATGCTCGATGATATACTGGCAGCAACTTTGGATGGAGTGGTTCACAATCAAGAAGAAGCAGAAGATTTTTTAGCTAAACATTATCCTGTGTAA
- a CDS encoding Uma2 family endonuclease, with translation MQTQAVSKYYTTEEYLQLEETSECRNEYRDGEIVPMAGGTTNHNEIAGNFYANFKLQMRGKDYKIYMGDVKLWIPRYRIYTYPDVMVIQGKPIYEGKGTTTVTNPVMIVEVLSQSTENYDRTNKFRYYRSLPTLQEYVMIDQYEHLAEQFYRNTNGQWVFTEYESGESILSLQSIEFQIALSDIYAGVDLAIEE, from the coding sequence ATGCAAACTCAAGCAGTAAGTAAATACTACACAACCGAAGAATATTTACAACTAGAGGAAACATCGGAATGCAGAAATGAATATCGAGATGGAGAAATTGTGCCAATGGCTGGTGGAACAACTAATCACAATGAAATAGCAGGTAATTTTTATGCCAATTTTAAATTGCAGATGCGAGGTAAAGATTACAAAATATACATGGGGGATGTTAAATTATGGATACCTCGTTATCGTATATACACTTATCCTGATGTCATGGTGATTCAGGGAAAACCGATATATGAAGGAAAAGGAACTACTACAGTTACCAATCCCGTAATGATTGTAGAAGTATTATCACAATCGACAGAAAATTACGATAGAACTAATAAATTTAGATATTACCGTTCTCTTCCGACACTGCAAGAATACGTGATGATTGACCAATATGAACACCTTGCAGAGCAGTTTTATAGAAATACTAATGGTCAATGGGTATTCACAGAATATGAATCAGGAGAATCTATATTATCACTCCAATCAATAGAATTTCAAATTGCTTTGAGCGATATTTATGCAGGTGTAGATTTGGCGATAGAAGAATAA
- a CDS encoding Uma2 family endonuclease, translating into MTIAQELESQADISQDVLFPPGDLYSDEPPLETELHLRQIILLLQCLEWLWRDRNDFYAVGNLTIYYSPRQKKSEYFRGPDFFVVLGTERKTRKSWVVWEEEGKYPNVILEILSDSTAKTDKGLKKEIYQDTFRTPDYFWFDPHTLEFAGFHLVDGEYHPLQANAQGYLWSHQLGLYLGVYDGLLRFFTRDGQLVPTPEETAEQAQQQVEQAQQQVARLAAKLRELNIDPDTI; encoded by the coding sequence ATGACCATTGCCCAAGAATTAGAATCGCAAGCAGACATATCGCAAGATGTTTTATTTCCCCCTGGTGACTTATATAGTGATGAGCCTCCCTTGGAAACAGAACTACATCTAAGACAAATAATCCTACTTTTACAATGTCTCGAATGGTTATGGCGGGATAGAAATGATTTTTATGCGGTGGGAAACCTGACAATTTACTACAGTCCCCGCCAAAAAAAATCAGAATATTTCCGAGGCCCAGATTTTTTTGTGGTGTTGGGAACTGAACGCAAAACCCGAAAGAGTTGGGTGGTTTGGGAAGAAGAAGGTAAATATCCCAATGTCATCTTAGAAATTCTCTCGGACTCAACAGCAAAAACAGACAAAGGGTTAAAAAAAGAAATATATCAAGATACCTTCCGTACACCTGATTACTTTTGGTTCGATCCCCATACATTAGAATTTGCAGGATTTCATTTAGTAGATGGAGAATATCACCCTCTACAAGCAAATGCACAAGGATATTTGTGGAGTCATCAGCTAGGGTTGTATTTAGGAGTTTATGATGGTCTATTGCGGTTTTTTACACGAGATGGACAACTAGTTCCCACGCCTGAAGAAACGGCTGAACAAGCACAACAACAAGTTGAACAAGCACAACAACAAGTAGCACGTTTGGCAGCGAAACTGCGGGAGTTAAATATAGATCCAGATACAATTTAG
- a CDS encoding DUF6825 family protein: protein MSNPLLQAFFVGRALAEVANERLEVVLTDALSEIGKFDAEAREQLRQFTEEVIERANRAANAAQAGQTTTGSSQTGADGVDLQATIDELRAEIALLRNELQRYRSSSV from the coding sequence ATGAGTAACCCCCTTTTACAAGCCTTTTTCGTGGGCAGAGCCTTGGCTGAAGTAGCGAATGAACGTTTAGAGGTCGTTTTGACCGATGCTTTGAGCGAAATAGGTAAATTTGATGCTGAGGCTAGAGAGCAACTACGCCAATTTACAGAAGAAGTCATAGAACGGGCAAACCGCGCAGCGAATGCAGCCCAAGCAGGTCAAACTACTACAGGTAGTAGCCAAACTGGTGCTGATGGGGTTGATTTGCAAGCCACAATTGATGAACTACGTGCAGAAATTGCCCTCTTGCGAAATGAATTACAACGTTATCGCAGTAGTTCTGTATAA
- a CDS encoding ABC1 kinase family protein — METSYSDKAYRWNRENYSSKRRFVDIWSFVLTLMFKLWRYNKSWSYPGGVTEAKQAARRKAQAVWIRNTLLDLGPTFIKVGQLFSTRADIFPSEYVEELAKLQDKVPAFSYEQVEKIVEKELGKKIPELFQSFEPIPLAAASLGQVHKAVLHSGESVVVKAQRPGLKKLFEIDLQILKGIARYFQNHPKWGKGRDWTGIYDECCRILWEEIDYLNEGKNADTFRRNFRGYDWVQVPKVYWRYASPQVLTLEYLPGIKISQYEALEAAGIDRKAVARQGAQAYLIQLLNDGFFHADPHPGNIAVSADGSLIFYDFGMMGRIKSNVREGLMQTLFGVAQKDGTRVIQSLIDLGAIAPVDDMGPVRRSVQYMLDNFMDKPFEAQSVAAISDDLYEIAYNQPFRFPATFTFVMRAFSTLEGVGKGLDPEFNFMEVAQPYAMQLMTNMNGADSNSFLNELSRQAVQVSTTAFGLPRRLEDTLEKLERGDMRVRVRSIETERLLRRQSNIQIGMSYAVIISGFTLSATILLVNHYVWLALLAGLIAAAVSVILIRLLLRLERYDRMY, encoded by the coding sequence ATGGAAACTAGTTATTCAGATAAAGCATACCGTTGGAATCGGGAAAACTACTCCAGTAAGCGACGCTTCGTGGACATTTGGTCTTTTGTCTTGACCTTAATGTTCAAACTTTGGCGGTATAACAAATCTTGGAGTTATCCTGGCGGTGTCACTGAGGCGAAACAGGCGGCAAGGCGAAAAGCTCAAGCTGTCTGGATTCGCAATACCCTGCTAGACTTGGGGCCAACCTTTATTAAAGTCGGGCAGTTATTTTCTACCCGTGCGGATATATTCCCTAGTGAATATGTAGAAGAGTTGGCAAAGCTTCAAGACAAAGTACCTGCTTTTAGCTATGAGCAAGTAGAAAAGATTGTTGAGAAGGAATTAGGTAAAAAAATTCCCGAACTCTTTCAAAGTTTTGAACCGATTCCTTTGGCTGCTGCTAGCTTGGGTCAAGTACACAAAGCTGTACTGCATAGCGGGGAATCAGTTGTAGTCAAGGCGCAGCGTCCCGGATTAAAAAAGTTATTTGAAATAGACTTACAAATTCTTAAGGGCATTGCTCGCTATTTTCAAAACCATCCTAAATGGGGAAAGGGGCGAGATTGGACAGGTATTTACGACGAGTGCTGCCGCATTCTGTGGGAAGAAATTGATTATCTCAATGAAGGTAAAAATGCTGACACTTTTCGCCGTAACTTTCGCGGTTACGATTGGGTACAAGTCCCGAAAGTGTATTGGCGTTACGCCTCGCCACAAGTGCTGACTTTGGAATATTTACCGGGGATTAAAATTAGCCAATACGAGGCTTTGGAAGCCGCAGGTATAGACCGCAAAGCCGTTGCTCGTCAAGGAGCGCAAGCATACTTAATTCAATTGCTCAATGATGGCTTTTTCCATGCTGATCCCCATCCAGGTAATATAGCGGTTAGTGCTGATGGCTCACTGATTTTCTACGACTTTGGCATGATGGGGCGGATTAAATCGAATGTCCGGGAAGGACTAATGCAGACACTGTTTGGCGTTGCCCAAAAAGATGGCACTCGTGTAATCCAGTCTCTCATAGATTTAGGTGCGATCGCTCCCGTAGATGACATGGGGCCAGTGCGGCGTTCTGTCCAGTATATGCTGGACAATTTCATGGATAAGCCCTTTGAAGCCCAATCTGTGGCCGCGATCAGTGATGATTTATACGAAATAGCTTATAATCAGCCATTTAGATTTCCAGCAACTTTTACTTTTGTGATGCGGGCTTTTTCCACCCTCGAAGGCGTAGGCAAAGGCTTAGATCCAGAGTTTAACTTTATGGAAGTTGCCCAACCATACGCAATGCAGCTTATGACCAATATGAATGGTGCAGATAGCAATAGCTTCCTTAATGAATTAAGTCGCCAAGCCGTACAAGTCAGTACCACCGCTTTCGGATTACCACGTAGATTAGAAGATACATTAGAAAAGCTAGAGCGGGGAGATATGCGCGTGCGAGTGCGTTCTATAGAAACAGAGCGGCTTTTACGGCGACAGAGCAATATTCAGATAGGCATGAGCTATGCTGTGATAATCAGTGGATTTACCCTTTCAGCCACAATTTTATTAGTTAATCATTATGTATGGTTAGCACTGCTGGCTGGTTTAATTGCCGCAGCAGTCTCAGTAATACTGATTAGACTGCTTCTCCGTCTCGAACGTTATGACCGTATGTATTAA
- a CDS encoding Stp1/IreP family PP2C-type Ser/Thr phosphatase — MKLNFTGLSDPGLVRSNNQDHYYIDPEGRFFIVADGMGGHAGGEEASRIATTVIQEYLLAHWDKPDSSAKLLEQALWQANQAILEDQQSHPERADMGTTVVVVIFRDSTWCAHVGDSRLYRLRESQLEQVTEDHTWVARAIKIGDITPDEARTHPFRHVLSRCLGREDLHQVEVQPLDVTDGDRLLLCSDGLTEELVDQKIADSLHHIPILDQAAVSLVEAAKEQGGHDNITIVIVAIA, encoded by the coding sequence ATGAAACTTAACTTCACGGGTCTGAGCGATCCGGGACTTGTTCGTTCTAATAATCAGGATCATTACTACATCGACCCGGAAGGACGATTTTTCATTGTTGCTGATGGGATGGGTGGTCATGCGGGAGGAGAAGAAGCAAGTCGCATCGCCACGACAGTCATTCAAGAATATTTATTAGCTCATTGGGATAAACCTGATTCATCCGCAAAATTGTTAGAGCAGGCTTTATGGCAAGCCAATCAAGCCATTTTGGAGGATCAGCAAAGTCATCCTGAACGTGCTGATATGGGTACAACTGTTGTAGTCGTGATTTTTCGTGACTCGACCTGGTGCGCTCATGTCGGTGACTCTCGGCTGTACCGCTTGCGGGAGTCACAACTAGAGCAAGTGACGGAAGACCATACCTGGGTAGCTAGAGCCATCAAAATTGGCGATATCACCCCAGACGAAGCACGGACTCATCCATTTCGTCATGTACTATCCCGATGTTTGGGTCGAGAAGACTTACACCAGGTTGAAGTGCAGCCATTGGATGTTACAGATGGCGATCGCTTACTATTATGCAGTGATGGTCTAACTGAAGAACTGGTCGATCAAAAGATAGCTGATTCTCTCCATCACATCCCCATATTGGATCAGGCTGCTGTATCTCTAGTAGAAGCCGCTAAAGAACAAGGTGGACACGATAACATCACTATCGTCATTGTGGCGATCGCATAA